One Mixta gaviniae genomic window carries:
- the xdhC gene encoding xanthine dehydrogenase accessory protein XdhC, which produces MAPYEWIETLHQLRRQRCGCVLITVLNERGSVPRDRGSKMIVTADQQFFTIGGGHLEFQCIEMARAMLAQGRALPHCEPFSLGARLGQCCGGATTILFEPLPVNQPQIAVFGAGHVGQALVRLLHTLPCHIHWIDERAACLADAPEGVTVCHSDDPAAWVSQLPADSYFVVMTHHHPLDLAICEAILRRDDYRYAGVIGSQTKRQRFEYRLGGKGFSAQQLARLRCPIGLPEVKGKLPAEIAVAVAAEIIAVYQQAQQGGTGG; this is translated from the coding sequence ATGGCGCCCTATGAATGGATAGAGACGCTGCATCAGTTGCGGAGGCAGCGGTGCGGCTGCGTGCTGATCACCGTGCTGAACGAACGCGGATCGGTGCCGCGCGATCGCGGTAGTAAAATGATCGTCACCGCCGATCAGCAATTTTTCACCATCGGCGGCGGCCATCTGGAGTTTCAGTGTATTGAGATGGCGCGCGCGATGCTGGCACAGGGGCGCGCGCTGCCGCACTGCGAGCCGTTCAGCCTCGGCGCGCGGCTGGGGCAGTGCTGTGGCGGCGCGACCACCATTTTGTTTGAGCCACTGCCGGTAAATCAGCCGCAGATTGCGGTGTTCGGCGCAGGCCACGTCGGGCAGGCGCTGGTCAGGCTACTGCATACGTTACCCTGTCACATCCACTGGATCGACGAGCGCGCCGCCTGCCTTGCCGACGCACCGGAAGGCGTTACCGTCTGCCACAGCGACGATCCGGCCGCCTGGGTCAGCCAGCTGCCCGCCGACAGCTATTTTGTGGTGATGACGCACCATCATCCGCTCGACCTGGCGATCTGCGAGGCGATCCTGCGGCGCGACGACTACCGCTACGCCGGGGTGATCGGCTCGCAAACCAAGCGCCAGCGCTTTGAATATCGCCTCGGCGGCAAAGGTTTCAGCGCGCAGCAGCTGGCGCGCCTGCGCTGTCCGATCGGGCTGCCGGAAGTGAAGGGCAAACTGCCGGCGGAAATCGCCGTGGCCGTCGCGGCAGAAATTATTGCCGTTTACCAACAGGCGCAGCAGGGTGGCACCGGCGGGTAA
- the xdhB gene encoding xanthine dehydrogenase molybdopterin binding subunit has product MSHNRPALEQNILEAQYLADLQHGVGKNRRHESAEKHVTGEAQYIDDGLAFPGLLHLAPRLSDHAHARILAVDVAPCYAIPGVIEVLTWRDVPGELDIGPLEPGDPLLARDTVQYAGQIVLVVAAESEAAARAGAEAARIDYAPLPAIIDVEEALAQRHFVQEPHIHQRGDVEAALARAPHRLQGAFHIGGQEHFYLETQIALVAPGEDRTFQVWSSTQNPTEVQKLVASVMGTGMHNVTIDMRRMGGGFGGKETQAAGVACLCALAAHKTGRPAKMRLARRDDMRITGKRHPFFVRYDVGFDDEGRFCGVDIALAGNCGCSLDLSGSIVDRAMFHADNAYYLGDARITGYRCRTNLASNTAYRGFGGPQGMVAIEQIIDAVARQRGLDPLTVRKRNYYGRETRNVTHYHQRVEDNLLEEITAQLEQSADYQARRAAVRQFNAASPFLKRGLALTPVKFGISFTSSFLNQAGALILLYTDGTLQLNHGGTEMGQGLHTKVAQIVAEVLQIDMAAIRITATDTGKVPNTSPTAASSGTDLNGKAAQQAAETLRQRLTEMLCRLHQCPPQEVSFSNGIVRVRQQHFTFAEVAQLAWLNQVPLSATGYYRVPGIHYDRQAGRGQPFYYFSYGAACSEVVIDTLTGEYRLLRADILHDVGASLNPAIDIGQVEGGFVQGMGWLTCEELVWNAQGQLLTDGPASYKIPTIGDIPADLRVSLLENRKNPQQTVFHSKAVGEPPFMLGISVWSALQDAVASVADYQHHPHLDAPATPERVFWAVERLKGDADGAL; this is encoded by the coding sequence ATGTCCCATAATCGTCCCGCGCTGGAACAAAACATCCTGGAAGCGCAGTACCTGGCGGATCTGCAACACGGCGTCGGCAAAAACCGGCGTCATGAGAGCGCGGAAAAGCATGTCACCGGTGAGGCACAGTATATTGATGACGGGTTAGCTTTTCCCGGCCTGCTGCATCTCGCTCCGCGCCTGAGCGATCATGCCCACGCGCGCATTCTGGCGGTTGACGTCGCGCCCTGTTACGCCATACCCGGCGTAATTGAGGTGCTGACCTGGCGCGACGTGCCGGGCGAGCTGGATATCGGGCCGCTGGAGCCGGGCGATCCGCTGCTGGCGCGCGATACCGTGCAGTACGCTGGACAGATCGTTCTGGTGGTGGCGGCGGAAAGCGAAGCGGCGGCGCGTGCCGGTGCAGAGGCCGCGCGTATCGACTACGCGCCGCTGCCGGCGATTATCGACGTGGAAGAGGCGCTGGCGCAGCGTCACTTTGTGCAGGAGCCACATATCCACCAGCGCGGCGACGTTGAGGCGGCGCTGGCGCGCGCGCCGCACCGTCTGCAGGGCGCGTTTCATATCGGCGGCCAGGAGCATTTCTATCTGGAAACCCAAATCGCGCTGGTCGCGCCCGGCGAAGATCGCACCTTTCAGGTCTGGTCCTCGACGCAAAACCCGACAGAGGTGCAAAAGCTGGTCGCCTCGGTGATGGGCACCGGCATGCATAACGTCACGATCGATATGCGTCGCATGGGGGGCGGCTTCGGCGGTAAAGAGACCCAGGCCGCGGGCGTCGCCTGCCTGTGCGCGCTGGCGGCGCACAAAACCGGCCGGCCGGCGAAAATGCGCCTGGCGCGCCGCGACGATATGCGCATCACCGGCAAGCGCCATCCTTTCTTTGTGCGCTACGATGTCGGCTTTGACGACGAAGGGCGCTTCTGCGGGGTGGATATTGCGCTGGCGGGCAACTGCGGCTGCTCGCTTGATCTCTCCGGGTCGATCGTTGATCGGGCGATGTTTCATGCCGATAACGCCTACTACCTTGGCGACGCGCGCATTACCGGCTACCGCTGCCGCACTAACCTGGCCTCCAATACCGCCTACCGTGGCTTCGGCGGGCCGCAGGGCATGGTGGCGATTGAGCAGATCATTGATGCGGTAGCGCGCCAGCGCGGGCTGGATCCGCTGACGGTACGCAAACGTAACTACTATGGCCGCGAAACGCGCAACGTCACCCACTATCATCAGCGGGTCGAAGATAACCTGCTGGAGGAGATCACCGCGCAGCTGGAGCAGAGCGCCGACTATCAGGCGCGGCGCGCGGCGGTGCGGCAGTTTAACGCCGCCAGCCCCTTTCTGAAGCGCGGCCTCGCGCTGACGCCGGTAAAGTTCGGCATCTCCTTTACCTCCAGCTTTCTCAACCAGGCGGGCGCGCTGATCCTGCTTTATACCGACGGCACGCTGCAGCTGAACCACGGCGGCACCGAAATGGGCCAGGGGTTGCATACCAAAGTGGCGCAGATCGTCGCGGAGGTGCTGCAGATCGACATGGCCGCCATTCGTATTACCGCCACCGATACCGGCAAAGTGCCCAATACCTCGCCGACCGCCGCGTCCAGCGGCACCGATCTCAACGGCAAGGCGGCGCAGCAGGCGGCAGAGACCCTGCGCCAGCGGCTGACGGAGATGCTCTGCCGTCTGCATCAGTGCCCGCCGCAGGAGGTGAGCTTCAGCAACGGTATCGTCCGGGTGCGTCAGCAGCATTTCACCTTTGCCGAAGTGGCGCAGCTGGCATGGCTGAACCAGGTGCCGCTCTCCGCCACCGGCTACTACCGCGTGCCGGGCATCCATTACGATCGTCAGGCGGGGCGCGGCCAGCCGTTCTATTACTTCTCTTACGGCGCCGCCTGCAGCGAAGTGGTGATCGATACGCTAACCGGCGAATATCGTCTGCTGCGCGCCGATATTCTGCATGACGTCGGCGCCTCGCTGAACCCCGCCATCGATATTGGTCAGGTGGAGGGCGGCTTTGTGCAGGGCATGGGCTGGCTGACCTGCGAAGAGCTGGTCTGGAACGCGCAGGGCCAGCTGCTGACCGACGGCCCGGCCAGCTACAAAATTCCGACCATCGGCGACATCCCCGCCGACCTGCGCGTGTCGCTGCTGGAAAACCGCAAAAATCCGCAGCAGACAGTGTTTCATTCCAAAGCGGTGGGCGAGCCGCCGTTTATGCTGGGGATCTCGGTCTGGAGCGCGCTGCAGGATGCGGTAGCCAGCGTCGCCGACTATCAGCATCACCCGCATCTGGATGCGCCCGCCACGCCGGAGCGGGTCTTCTGGGCGGTCGAACGGCTGAAGGGGGATGCGGATGGCGCCCTATGA
- the bla gene encoding class A beta-lactamase, translating into MRNQSLWRGVMLAGLLNISLAATAAQSDGAHAALTQQLAALEKSAGGRLGVAWIDTDGARYGYRADERFPMTSTFKTLAVAAILHNSIAQPGLLEKKIPIREADRVTWTPVTGHYFGKEMSIAALCAAAIEYSDNLAANYLLQELGGPQGVTAYARSLGDTLTRLDRREPALNSAQPGDLRDTSTPAAMAANLQTLTLGKALPTAQRQRLISWLKQNTTGDQSIRAGVPAGWTVGDKTGAGAWGATNDLAILWPEKGAPKILAVYFIQSQADAANNKAVLASATRQVIAALAH; encoded by the coding sequence ATGCGTAATCAAAGCCTATGGCGCGGCGTCATGCTGGCAGGCCTGCTGAACATTAGCCTGGCGGCGACGGCAGCGCAGAGCGACGGCGCTCACGCCGCGCTGACGCAGCAGCTGGCGGCGCTGGAGAAATCGGCCGGCGGCCGGCTGGGCGTCGCCTGGATCGATACTGACGGCGCGCGCTACGGCTACCGCGCCGATGAACGCTTTCCGATGACCAGCACCTTTAAAACGCTGGCGGTGGCGGCCATTCTGCACAACAGCATCGCGCAACCGGGGCTGCTGGAGAAAAAAATCCCCATTCGCGAGGCGGATCGGGTGACCTGGACGCCGGTGACCGGCCACTATTTCGGTAAAGAGATGAGCATCGCCGCGCTGTGCGCCGCCGCCATTGAGTACAGCGATAATCTGGCGGCCAACTACCTGCTGCAAGAGCTGGGCGGGCCACAGGGCGTCACCGCCTATGCGCGTTCGTTAGGGGATACGCTGACGCGTCTCGATCGTCGGGAGCCGGCGCTGAACAGCGCGCAGCCAGGCGACCTGCGCGATACCAGCACGCCCGCCGCGATGGCCGCTAACCTGCAGACGCTGACGCTGGGCAAGGCGCTGCCGACAGCGCAGCGTCAGCGGCTGATAAGCTGGCTGAAGCAGAACACCACCGGCGATCAGAGCATTCGCGCCGGCGTGCCGGCCGGCTGGACGGTAGGTGATAAAACCGGCGCGGGCGCCTGGGGCGCCACCAATGATCTCGCCATTCTCTGGCCGGAAAAGGGCGCGCCGAAAATTCTGGCGGTCTACTTTATCCAGTCGCAAGCGGACGCCGCCAATAACAAAGCGGTGCTGGCATCGGCAACGCGACAGGTTATTGCAGCCTTAGCCCACTAA
- the xdhA gene encoding xanthine dehydrogenase small subunit has product MIQFLLNQTLVSEQQLDANTTVLNWLRQHKGRCGTKEGCASGDCGACTVALGRVVAGKLVYETVNSCLLPIGALDGKQLITVEDLHQGDRLHGVQQAMVESHASQCGFCTPGFVMSLFALQKQGESWDRARAESALAGNLCRCTGYRPIVEAARIACERPESDSFSQREAETVEKLKALRQTIMSDVVTENSRCVLPHNCTQLAELYLAHPEAVLLAGGTDLALRITQQHQHLPLIIALEAVTELRAWQESDEAITIGAAVPLSECQRRLQQSVPAFSEMLHRFASLQIRNRGTLGGNIANGSPIGDASPLLLALDAGLELQRGEIIRRLPLSDFFLGYRRTALQPGEFIRSIVIPKVTLSPDIRAWKVSKRSEDDISAVFAAFNLQRSGDRVTLARIAFGGMAATPRRAVACEAALTGAEWSAATLARACRALEQDFQPLSDARGSAAWRMQLAKNLLRRYFHQLNGELAVTEVSRYVP; this is encoded by the coding sequence GTGATTCAGTTTCTGTTAAACCAGACGTTAGTGAGCGAGCAGCAGCTCGATGCCAATACCACGGTGCTGAACTGGCTACGTCAGCATAAAGGGCGCTGCGGCACAAAAGAGGGCTGTGCCTCCGGCGACTGCGGCGCCTGCACCGTGGCGCTTGGCCGCGTCGTGGCAGGCAAACTGGTCTATGAGACGGTTAACAGCTGCCTGCTGCCGATCGGCGCGCTGGACGGCAAGCAGCTGATCACCGTTGAGGATCTGCATCAGGGCGATCGGCTGCACGGCGTACAGCAGGCGATGGTGGAGAGCCACGCCTCGCAGTGCGGTTTCTGCACCCCCGGTTTCGTGATGTCACTGTTTGCGCTGCAAAAGCAGGGCGAGAGCTGGGATCGCGCGCGCGCCGAAAGCGCGCTGGCGGGCAACCTCTGTCGTTGCACCGGCTATCGTCCGATCGTCGAGGCGGCTCGTATCGCCTGCGAACGGCCGGAGAGCGACAGCTTCAGTCAGCGCGAAGCGGAAACCGTAGAAAAGCTGAAGGCGTTGCGCCAGACGATCATGAGTGACGTTGTCACGGAGAATAGCCGCTGCGTGCTGCCGCACAACTGTACCCAGCTGGCGGAATTATATCTGGCGCATCCGGAAGCGGTACTGCTGGCGGGCGGCACCGACCTGGCGCTACGCATTACTCAGCAGCATCAGCATCTGCCGCTGATCATTGCGCTGGAAGCGGTAACGGAGCTGCGCGCCTGGCAGGAGAGCGACGAGGCGATAACCATCGGTGCCGCCGTGCCGCTCAGCGAATGTCAGCGCCGTCTGCAACAGAGCGTGCCCGCCTTCAGCGAGATGCTCCACCGCTTCGCCTCATTGCAAATCCGTAATCGCGGCACGCTGGGCGGCAATATCGCCAACGGTTCGCCGATAGGCGACGCTTCTCCGCTGCTACTGGCGCTCGACGCCGGGCTGGAGCTGCAGCGCGGCGAGATCATACGCCGGCTGCCGCTGAGCGATTTTTTCCTCGGCTATCGTCGCACCGCGCTGCAGCCAGGGGAGTTTATTCGGTCGATTGTTATCCCTAAGGTGACACTGTCACCCGATATTCGCGCCTGGAAGGTGTCGAAACGCAGTGAAGATGATATCTCAGCGGTGTTCGCCGCCTTTAACCTGCAGCGCAGCGGCGATCGGGTCACGCTGGCGCGCATCGCCTTCGGCGGCATGGCGGCAACGCCGCGCCGCGCCGTCGCCTGTGAAGCCGCGCTGACCGGCGCAGAGTGGAGCGCCGCCACGCTGGCACGCGCCTGCCGCGCGCTGGAGCAGGATTTCCAGCCGTTGAGCGACGCGCGCGGCAGCGCCGCCTGGCGCATGCAGCTGGCGAAAAACCTGCTGCGCCGCTATTTCCATCAGCTAAACGGCGAACTGGCCGTCACCGAGGTATCGCGCTATGTCCCATAA
- the dcp gene encoding peptidyl-dipeptidase Dcp: MRLSVLFFAVGLALSGNALAADATADHVREKNMSLQHNPFSQPSTLPFQAPPFDRISESDYLPAIEAGMAEKQQEVARIASDPQPPTFENTYVALEKSGQLLQRVMNVFGAMTSANTNDNLQKIDEETAPKLAALDDEIHLNSQLFARLDAVYQQRDRLQLDAESRRLVEVTWQSFQLAGASLSDQQKTELKALNQEAATLSTQFTNRLLAATKAGGLAVSDKAALAGLSEGEIAAAAEAAEARGLKNQWLLALQNTTQQPALQSLSTRSTREVLFNASWNRAEKGDGNDTRQLIARLAAVRAQQAKLLGFNSYAEWKLQDQMAKTPQAALDFMRNIVPAATARATRETADIQAVIDQQKGGFKVAPWDWTFYAEQVRRAKYDLDEAQIRPYFELNNVLENGVFYAANQLYGLTFKQRKDIPVYQPDVRVYEVFDKDGSSLALFYTDFFKRDNKGGGAWMSNFVDQSRLLGTKPVIYNVANFSKPAAGQPALLSWDDVITMFHEFGHALHGMFADQQYPSLSGTATPRDFVEFPSQFNEHWASDEKVFKHFARHYQSGEPMPQALHDKILKADKFNKGYDMTELLAAALLDMHWHSISAGQPLPDVDQFEQAALAQDKVNLPQVPPRYRSSYFQHIWGNGYAAGYYAYLWTEMLADDGFGWFKEHGGLTRENGQRFRDMILSRGNSSDLKQLYHDWRGHDPEIEPMLINRGLKEAQ, translated from the coding sequence ATGCGGTTATCGGTGTTATTTTTCGCCGTCGGTCTGGCGCTGAGCGGCAACGCTCTGGCGGCCGATGCGACAGCAGACCATGTTCGGGAGAAAAACATGTCACTTCAGCACAATCCCTTCAGTCAGCCCAGCACATTGCCTTTCCAGGCCCCGCCTTTCGACCGCATCAGCGAGAGCGATTATCTGCCCGCCATCGAAGCGGGCATGGCTGAGAAACAGCAGGAGGTGGCGCGCATCGCCAGTGATCCGCAGCCGCCAACCTTTGAAAACACCTACGTGGCGCTGGAGAAAAGCGGCCAGCTGCTGCAGCGCGTGATGAACGTGTTCGGCGCGATGACCTCCGCCAATACCAACGATAACCTGCAGAAAATCGATGAAGAGACCGCGCCGAAACTGGCGGCGCTGGATGATGAAATCCACCTTAACAGCCAGCTGTTTGCCCGTCTTGACGCGGTATATCAGCAGCGCGATCGGCTGCAGCTGGATGCGGAGTCGCGTCGCCTGGTGGAAGTCACCTGGCAGTCGTTCCAGCTGGCGGGCGCCAGCCTCAGCGATCAGCAGAAAACCGAGCTGAAGGCGCTGAACCAGGAAGCGGCGACGCTCAGCACCCAGTTTACTAACCGCCTGCTGGCGGCGACCAAAGCGGGCGGGCTGGCGGTTTCCGATAAGGCGGCGCTCGCCGGCCTGAGCGAAGGCGAAATCGCGGCGGCGGCGGAAGCGGCCGAGGCGCGCGGCCTGAAAAACCAGTGGCTGCTGGCGCTGCAGAACACCACCCAGCAGCCGGCGCTGCAAAGCCTGTCGACACGCAGCACGCGCGAAGTGCTGTTTAACGCCTCCTGGAACCGCGCAGAGAAAGGTGACGGCAACGATACACGCCAGCTGATCGCGCGCCTGGCGGCGGTGCGGGCGCAGCAGGCGAAGCTGCTGGGCTTTAACAGCTACGCCGAGTGGAAGCTGCAGGATCAGATGGCGAAAACGCCGCAGGCGGCGCTCGACTTTATGCGCAACATCGTACCGGCCGCCACCGCGCGCGCCACGCGCGAGACGGCGGATATCCAGGCGGTGATCGATCAGCAGAAAGGCGGCTTTAAGGTTGCGCCCTGGGACTGGACTTTCTACGCCGAACAGGTGCGCCGCGCCAAATATGATCTCGACGAAGCGCAGATCCGCCCTTACTTCGAACTGAACAACGTGCTGGAGAATGGCGTCTTCTACGCCGCCAACCAGCTGTACGGCCTGACCTTTAAGCAGCGCAAAGATATTCCGGTATATCAGCCCGATGTGCGCGTCTATGAAGTCTTCGATAAGGACGGCAGTTCGCTGGCGCTGTTCTACACCGACTTCTTTAAACGCGATAACAAGGGCGGCGGCGCGTGGATGAGCAATTTCGTCGACCAGTCGCGTCTGCTCGGCACCAAACCGGTGATCTATAACGTCGCTAACTTCAGCAAACCGGCGGCGGGTCAGCCGGCGCTGCTCTCATGGGATGATGTGATCACCATGTTCCATGAGTTCGGCCATGCGCTGCACGGCATGTTCGCCGACCAGCAATACCCGAGCCTCTCCGGCACCGCCACGCCGCGCGACTTTGTGGAGTTCCCGTCGCAGTTTAACGAACACTGGGCCAGCGATGAGAAGGTGTTTAAACACTTTGCCCGTCACTACCAGAGCGGCGAGCCGATGCCGCAGGCGCTGCACGATAAAATCCTCAAGGCGGATAAGTTTAACAAAGGCTACGACATGACCGAGCTGCTGGCGGCGGCGCTGCTGGATATGCACTGGCACAGCATCAGCGCCGGACAGCCGCTGCCGGACGTGGATCAGTTTGAGCAGGCGGCGCTGGCGCAGGATAAGGTCAACCTGCCGCAGGTACCGCCGCGCTACCGCTCCAGCTACTTCCAGCACATCTGGGGCAACGGCTACGCGGCGGGCTACTACGCCTACCTCTGGACCGAGATGCTGGCGGATGACGGCTTCGGATGGTTTAAAGAGCATGGCGGGCTGACCCGTGAAAACGGCCAGCGTTTCCGTGATATGATTTTGTCGCGCGGCAACAGCAGCGATCTGAAGCAGCTTTACCACGACTGGCGCGGCCACGATCCTGAAATCGAGCCGATGCTGATCAACCGGGGGCTAAAAGAGGCGCAGTAA
- the glsB gene encoding glutaminase B, which yields MAELSNALLEEILHQVRPLTRQGKVADYIPALAQVEPDALGIAVLTHDGALYQAGDAEQRFSIQSISKVLSLTLAQTRYQEQEIWQRVGKEPSGQPFNSLVQLELERGKPRNPFINAGALVICDMLETRLTAPRQRMLEVVRQLCGEPSINYDRHVARSEFEHSARNAAIAWLMKSFGNFENDVPTVLQTYFHYCALSMSCVELARCFFYLANQGRPFGEAPPVLTVRQTRQVNALLITSGMYDGAGEFAWRVGMPAKSGVGGGIIAVIPGKMTLAVWSPGLDASGNSLAGTAALERLSERLGYSIF from the coding sequence GTGGCTGAACTCAGCAATGCTTTACTGGAAGAGATCCTGCATCAGGTACGTCCGCTGACCCGTCAGGGCAAGGTGGCCGACTATATCCCGGCGCTGGCGCAGGTGGAACCCGATGCGCTGGGCATCGCCGTGCTGACGCACGACGGCGCGCTTTATCAGGCGGGCGACGCTGAGCAGCGCTTCTCTATTCAGTCCATCTCCAAAGTGCTGTCGCTGACGCTGGCGCAAACGCGCTATCAGGAGCAGGAGATTTGGCAGCGCGTCGGCAAAGAGCCGTCGGGCCAGCCGTTTAACTCACTGGTGCAGCTGGAGCTGGAACGCGGCAAGCCGCGCAATCCCTTTATCAACGCCGGCGCGCTGGTGATTTGCGATATGCTGGAGACCCGCCTGACCGCGCCGCGCCAGCGGATGCTGGAGGTGGTGCGCCAGCTTTGCGGCGAGCCGTCCATTAATTATGACCGCCACGTCGCCCGCTCCGAGTTTGAACATTCCGCGCGCAATGCCGCCATCGCCTGGCTGATGAAATCGTTCGGCAACTTCGAAAACGATGTGCCGACGGTGCTGCAAACCTATTTCCACTACTGCGCGCTGTCGATGAGCTGTGTAGAGCTGGCGCGCTGCTTCTTTTATCTGGCGAACCAGGGCCGCCCGTTTGGCGAGGCGCCGCCGGTGCTGACGGTGCGCCAGACACGTCAGGTGAATGCCCTGCTGATCACCAGCGGCATGTATGACGGCGCGGGTGAGTTCGCCTGGCGCGTCGGCATGCCCGCGAAATCGGGCGTCGGCGGCGGGATTATCGCCGTGATCCCCGGCAAAATGACCCTTGCCGTCTGGTCGCCCGGCCTTGACGCTTCCGGCAATTCGCTGGCGGGCACCGCCGCGCTGGAGCGGCTGTCTGAACGGCTCGGCTACTCGATCTTCTGA
- the hpxO gene encoding FAD-dependent urate hydroxylase HpxO: MKAIVIGGGIGGMCAALALEKSGYQTAVYEAVSEIKPVGAAISIWPNGVKCLNYLGLGAPLRALGGNMAWMAYHDFRQGERLTRFSLQPLVESVGERPYPVARADLQAMLLNHYGAQRVHFGKRVSHIEQDGDGVTAWFTDGSEARGDFLIAADGTHSVIRPQVTGEPAERRYAGYVNWNGLVAIDDSIAPADQWTTFVGEGKRVSLMPVSGNRFYFFFDVPLPKGLAEDRSSVRADLTRYFSGWADPVQQLIAAIDPTTTNRIEIHDIDPFPTLVNGRVALLGDAGHSTTPDIGQGGCAAMEDAVVLAMTLQTHSLGIEDALRRYQARRAARVADLVLKARKRCDVTHGIEPEATRAWYQELKQESGERILNGMRETILGGPLA; the protein is encoded by the coding sequence ATGAAAGCGATCGTAATCGGTGGCGGGATCGGCGGCATGTGCGCGGCGCTGGCGCTGGAAAAAAGCGGCTATCAGACGGCAGTCTACGAGGCGGTCAGCGAGATCAAGCCGGTCGGCGCGGCGATCTCCATCTGGCCAAACGGCGTAAAGTGCCTTAACTACCTCGGGCTGGGCGCGCCGCTGCGGGCGCTGGGCGGCAATATGGCCTGGATGGCCTATCACGATTTCCGCCAGGGCGAGCGGCTTACCCGCTTCAGTCTGCAGCCGCTGGTGGAAAGCGTCGGCGAACGGCCTTATCCGGTGGCGCGCGCCGATCTGCAGGCGATGCTACTAAACCACTACGGCGCGCAGCGCGTCCATTTCGGCAAACGCGTCAGCCATATTGAGCAGGATGGTGACGGCGTGACCGCTTGGTTTACCGACGGCAGCGAGGCGCGCGGCGATTTCCTTATTGCCGCTGACGGTACCCATTCGGTGATCCGTCCGCAGGTGACCGGAGAGCCTGCCGAACGGCGTTATGCGGGCTACGTGAACTGGAACGGACTGGTGGCGATCGATGACAGCATCGCCCCTGCCGATCAGTGGACCACCTTTGTCGGCGAAGGCAAACGTGTCTCTCTGATGCCGGTGAGCGGCAACCGCTTCTACTTCTTTTTCGATGTGCCGCTGCCAAAAGGGCTGGCGGAAGATCGCAGCAGTGTGCGCGCCGATCTGACGCGCTACTTTAGCGGCTGGGCCGATCCGGTGCAGCAGCTGATTGCGGCGATTGATCCTACTACCACCAACCGCATTGAAATCCATGATATCGATCCTTTCCCTACGCTGGTTAACGGCCGCGTGGCGCTGCTGGGCGACGCCGGACACAGTACCACGCCCGATATCGGCCAGGGCGGCTGCGCCGCGATGGAAGATGCGGTCGTGCTGGCGATGACGCTACAGACCCATTCGCTGGGTATTGAGGATGCGCTGCGTCGCTATCAGGCGCGGCGGGCGGCACGGGTGGCGGATCTGGTGCTGAAGGCGCGCAAGCGCTGTGATGTGACGCACGGCATCGAGCCTGAGGCCACTCGCGCCTGGTATCAGGAGCTGAAGCAGGAGAGCGGCGAACGCATTCTTAACGGTATGCGCGAGACCATCCTTGGCGGCCCGCTGGCCTGA